TGTCAAAGCGTCAGTGCTGCTTAATCTCACATGGGACACGCACTCAATAACCAGACAGTCTGATCAACTAGATTTGAGCCGAAATAAGTTATTTTTGGGGTAATATAATAAGTAGAGGCATATATTACAATAGAGATATGCGATGTACTAGATATTTCTTTATTCGCTGACCAATCAGGTCACTTCGGATTGACATATCAACTACATAAATAACACTATGTTAAAGCTCACGACGTTACTCGACCGATTCGAAGCTATTACCTATTGTTTGAAAGTTAAATATTCTTCGAACACTAAACTCCACTAGATAACCTATAGTATTCTAATAATACTGTAACTCTAAAAAAGCATTACGTTGCCCACAGGGCACTTCGATATTCAAGACTGATGACAAAAACGTCCCGAATAAGTACGTCTTCAGCTAGAACTTACCATAATTTTCCAAGCTACATCGTCAAGTGGATCAGATAGCTGTAAAAAAATAGACAAGATAAAACCTATTGAATGGCATGCTTTCCATTTAAATCTTTTGTGcaatgaatataattttatttagaatgtaTTTTGCCTAACGATTGTCCGTCAGTCAGTTATAAGAGACAAAAGAATATGCATCAAGTAGACATCGACCCACGGCGATACTCACATCAGTACAGCGAAATGaacttattactattattattattattattattattattattattagtagtagtagtagtagtagtagtagtagtagtagtagtatcagaGGCAGTAAAAGACTAGATATAGAATGTAATTCGTGAATAAATTCGCGGAATGAAAAGTATAATATTGGGAAACTCAGGATTAAGAAGGTAAACAAATTAAATGGATCTGTGCCGCTGTAACAGACTTCTAACTGTTGCCAaaagtctccaactattggtcaTCATAATCTTCCCCCAAACAATTGGTCTCAGCTATCAACATAAGGCCAACAATTAACTTTATCAACTGACTCCCTTTCTCAGTTTAGCTTTTAGTagtttttaataacttataatatcaacaaaatacATATCCTACTTAACTTCATACATCTTCGGTCAACTAAACATGTTAATGAGAAAGAAGGCATAAAAATTCGGATAACGATTAAATTTAGAAAATATATACTTCGTGCAAGTAAATGATAGACGGTAGACAAACAATAAGTAATGCAGCCGACGTCTAACTCAACGTAGTTCGGTACGATAGACTTAGATAATATTAGGGTGACTCAGTTGTTACAAGTATTTGAAGATAAACACACGTACGTATCATAGTTTAGTCACCAGAAGATGGAGAGTAGAATATGAACCTACGATTGGAACCAGATATTATTTGCTTAAAGATAGGTATGGATGTTCCACAACCATATAATGAATACATAGcttaatgtaaaaaaaaataactaaGCACTACATATTAAGACTATTTACCTTGTGTTTTTCAGCTTTTTTCATTGAACGTTCGTCAGACATCTATAATGCGAATAAGCATCTTAAGTTAATATACATTGTCAAGAAGAAAAGAACAAGTCTCttgttttgtatttattcacATGTTTTGTACAGCTGGTAACAAAAAAGGAGTATTACAAGTAGGGCATATCGGATTAAACTCACAAAATACAGACAAACATATCGAACAAACATAAccaatatcaatcaatcgtttATGACAAAAGCATGCAGCTCGAAAGTCAACACCACTGGATCGACTATCTGGAAGTAAAAGAGATGTTCTCATTTTAGATGATGGCAAAAATACTGACAACAAATACTGTAGTAATCCAGAAACTCTTGGTACTTGCAAGTAAATTCCACCAGTTAGATCTGCAGCCTGCTGAAGAAGACTTGAGTGTCCAAGAGAACTTAGCCCACATCTGCTATTTAAATTATCTGACTGTTGTGGTAACGATAACACACATGTGTCTATTGGAACATGAAGCTTTTGAGCTGTGAACACAGAATTCATCAACGCTAAGTATTGAGAAGAATTGTCATCAGACGCCTTAATAATCAGTATCCGAGATGAAATCTTTTCACTCCCTTCGCTAAACTCCATAGTCATCTCTAAAGAGTCATTTAAATGCCTTGTAGATGGCTGCAATTCACGACACCGCCGAAGGTAATAACACAATGCTTTTATTATCGCACCAGCCAAAACAATTTGTGTGCTTGTAGAAGAACAGGAGGTCACAAGGTTTAATGCTAGTTGCCTGACAGTGTTATTCATACAGCTAAGTGCGTCATTCTGGCCATCATTTGAAGCACTAGTTGGAGGTTCCGATTCGTTtggataaataaactttatttcagAAGGTGTAACTCCTATTACTGCTAACTCGTTATGTGGAGACAACATTAAATGACTATTT
The genomic region above belongs to Schistosoma haematobium chromosome 2, whole genome shotgun sequence and contains:
- the FTSJD2_1 gene encoding FtsJ methyltransferase domain-containing protein 2, variant 3 (EggNog:ENOG410V5CW~COG:A~BUSCO:EOG091G0GIC~SECRETED:SignalP(1-26)); amino-acid sequence: MSSTELRNLLLLVLDMTPASWGSCRSEFSLPNCIEAALGFANSHLMLSPHNELAVIGVTPSEIKFIYPNESEPPTSASNDGQNDALSCMNNTVRQLALNLVTSCSSTSTQIVLAGAIIKALCYYLRRCRELQPSTRHLNDSLEMTMEFSEGSEKISSRILIIKASDDNSSQYLALMNSVFTAQKLHVPIDTCVLSLPQQSDNLNSRCGLSSLGHSSLLQQAADLTGGIYLQVPRVSGLLQYLLSVFLPSSKMRTSLLLPDSRSSGVDFRAACFCHKRLIDIGYVCSICLSVFCEFNPICPTCNTPFLLPAVQNM